One segment of Porticoccus hydrocarbonoclasticus MCTG13d DNA contains the following:
- a CDS encoding GGDEF domain-containing protein, translating into MAGKSGYQEKLDWCDKINRAPQRAAALAEAQWQSVIIGILMLTGGLVMTALSLWDIYADLGPVWTNLVTLAAGLIITFFYILLLNKGGTSARLTVVILRLTLIIMVFLHFFWLLVEDVEWSGLLWCLVMLPLFFHLLGYQRGLILVLLLISGTTWLLFWPSAFYSSPHSTEILFRFWAAYLILAWISFSVEYIRHQTRQRLQATWRELDIQACTDELTGLANRRGLREYLGKQEQRSTQGEGSYAVILGDMDDFKQINDRYGHDVGDRVLSTVGKLISSLVREDDLAARWGGEEFLLLLADTDAEGAKVLAEKVRDCVATSKILVDGESIDLSMSLGVAAQQQDAPLSASLKSADAAMYEAKRRGKNSVVMTNQLPSSMGNGTRQDSPVAITDPVNT; encoded by the coding sequence ATGGCGGGGAAGTCAGGCTATCAAGAAAAGCTGGACTGGTGCGATAAAATCAATCGCGCACCGCAGCGTGCTGCGGCCCTTGCAGAGGCGCAGTGGCAGTCAGTGATCATCGGTATTCTGATGCTGACCGGCGGGCTGGTGATGACGGCCCTGTCGCTCTGGGATATCTATGCGGACCTGGGTCCGGTATGGACAAATCTGGTTACCCTGGCAGCCGGATTGATCATCACCTTCTTCTATATTCTGTTGCTCAACAAGGGCGGCACCAGTGCTCGACTGACCGTCGTCATACTCCGGTTGACCCTGATTATCATGGTCTTTTTACATTTCTTCTGGTTGTTGGTCGAAGATGTGGAATGGTCCGGACTGCTTTGGTGCCTGGTGATGTTGCCGCTGTTTTTTCATCTGCTTGGCTACCAGCGGGGTTTAATTCTGGTATTGCTGCTAATCAGTGGCACCACATGGCTGCTGTTCTGGCCATCCGCTTTCTATTCATCTCCCCATTCGACAGAGATTCTGTTTCGGTTCTGGGCTGCTTACCTAATCCTAGCCTGGATTTCCTTTTCAGTGGAGTATATCCGTCACCAGACCCGACAACGATTGCAGGCTACCTGGCGTGAACTTGATATACAGGCCTGTACGGATGAATTGACCGGCCTGGCCAATCGACGCGGTTTGCGGGAGTATCTGGGCAAGCAGGAGCAACGCAGTACCCAGGGAGAGGGTAGTTATGCCGTGATTCTTGGCGATATGGACGACTTCAAGCAGATTAATGACCGCTACGGCCATGATGTTGGGGATCGGGTGTTGTCGACTGTAGGTAAACTTATCAGCAGTTTGGTCCGGGAAGATGATCTCGCCGCTCGCTGGGGGGGTGAGGAGTTTTTGTTATTGCTCGCAGATACCGATGCTGAGGGTGCGAAAGTGCTGGCTGAGAAAGTTAGAGACTGTGTGGCCACCAGTAAAATTCTGGTGGATGGCGAGTCGATTGACCTTAGCATGAGCTTAGGGGTTGCTGCCCAGCAACAGGATGCTCCTTTATCGGCTTCGCTGAAATCTGCCGATGCTGCCATGTATGAGGCCAAGCGTCGGGGTAAAAACAGTGTGGTCATGACGAACCAGTTACCATCGAGCATGGGAAATGGAACCCGTCAGGATTCACCGGTGGCGATCACTGATCCGGTGAATACCTGA
- the lysS gene encoding lysine--tRNA ligase, with the protein MTDTPKNTTDQAEENRLITERRAKLAAIRSEAEAAGGTPFPNDFRPANQAASLQADYGEESKESLESRHYQASVAGRVIRNRGAFMVLQDASGAIQLYVSKEARSFAKRLDLGDIVGVAGVLHKSGKGDLYVNMEQFQLLTKALRPLPDKYHGLADQELRYRQRYVDLIVNPEIRELFRIRSSVIDFIRRYLNNRAFMEVETPMLQVIPGGATAKPFVTHHNALDIDMYLRVAPELYLKRLVVGGFERVYEINRNFRNEGLSTRHNPEFTMLEFYQAYADYHDLMDLTEDMLRSLAVEVLGSPEVVSTVKNAEGEVLQETRYDFAKPFRRLSVFDAILHFNPDVSAAALSDPEGARELAEHLDIPLKDNWGLGKVQIEIFEKTVEHRLDQPTFITEYPTEVSPLARRSDRNPFVTERFEFFVGGREIANGFSELNDAEDQAARFRAQVAEKEAGDDEAMHYDADYIRALEYGLPPTAGEGIGIDRLVMLLTDSPSIRDVLLFPHMRPE; encoded by the coding sequence ATGACTGATACACCCAAAAACACCACCGACCAAGCAGAAGAAAACAGGCTGATCACCGAGCGTCGCGCCAAGCTGGCCGCTATCCGGTCTGAGGCCGAGGCTGCCGGTGGCACTCCGTTTCCCAATGATTTCCGCCCCGCAAATCAGGCGGCATCGCTACAGGCCGACTATGGTGAAGAGTCCAAGGAATCCCTCGAGTCCCGCCATTACCAGGCTAGTGTGGCCGGGCGTGTCATCCGCAATCGCGGTGCTTTTATGGTGTTGCAGGATGCCTCGGGGGCCATCCAGCTTTACGTCAGTAAGGAGGCGCGCAGTTTTGCCAAGCGTCTGGATCTGGGCGATATCGTCGGAGTCGCCGGTGTGCTGCACAAGTCGGGCAAGGGCGATCTTTACGTAAATATGGAGCAATTCCAGTTGCTGACGAAGGCGTTGCGGCCGCTGCCTGACAAGTACCATGGTCTCGCCGACCAGGAGCTGCGCTATCGCCAGCGCTATGTGGATCTGATCGTCAACCCGGAGATTCGCGAACTGTTCCGCATCCGCTCGAGTGTGATTGATTTTATTCGTCGCTATCTCAACAACCGGGCGTTTATGGAGGTGGAAACCCCCATGCTGCAGGTGATTCCCGGCGGTGCTACGGCTAAGCCGTTTGTCACACACCACAATGCGCTCGACATCGATATGTATCTACGGGTCGCCCCCGAATTATATCTTAAGCGGCTGGTGGTCGGCGGTTTTGAGCGGGTTTATGAGATCAATCGCAACTTCCGTAACGAGGGGCTCTCGACCCGTCACAACCCCGAATTCACGATGCTGGAATTCTATCAGGCCTATGCGGATTATCACGATCTCATGGATCTGACCGAAGATATGCTGCGCAGTCTGGCTGTCGAGGTGCTCGGTAGTCCCGAAGTTGTCAGCACGGTTAAAAACGCCGAGGGCGAGGTGTTGCAGGAAACCCGTTACGACTTTGCCAAGCCTTTCCGTCGCCTGTCGGTATTCGATGCCATTCTCCACTTCAATCCGGATGTCAGTGCAGCGGCACTCTCCGACCCGGAAGGCGCCAGGGAACTCGCTGAGCATCTCGATATTCCCCTCAAGGACAATTGGGGGCTGGGCAAGGTACAGATCGAAATTTTCGAAAAAACTGTCGAGCACCGCCTCGATCAGCCGACCTTTATCACCGAGTATCCCACTGAGGTGTCGCCACTGGCCCGTCGCAGTGACCGGAATCCTTTTGTCACCGAGCGTTTTGAGTTTTTCGTCGGAGGTCGTGAGATCGCCAATGGCTTTTCCGAGCTGAACGATGCAGAGGACCAGGCGGCGCGTTTTCGTGCCCAAGTGGCAGAAAAAGAGGCTGGGGATGACGAGGCAATGCATTATGATGCAGATTATATTCGTGCACTCGAGTACGGTCTGCCACCCACTGCTGGTGAAGGAATCGGTATTGATCGTCTGGTGATGCTGCTCACGGACTCGCCTTCGATCAGGGATGTGTTACTGTTCCCTCATATGCGCCCTGAGTAG